One window from the genome of Pedobacter schmidteae encodes:
- a CDS encoding GntR family transcriptional regulator produces the protein MKYSIDHKSPVPLHIQAEELLRKIIKDPLYIDGKLLPNEIDLSKQLAISRATLRQAISKLVFEGLLIRKKGIGTKVTDNSVSSKSHNWLSFSQEMEARGIPIKNFELHISWVFPEDHIANFFSIKKDAKILKLERLRGRQEGPFVYFISYFHPRVGLTGEEDFKRPLYEILEKEHSVIAHLSKEEISARLVDKDIASKLELEEGDPVLLRKRFVYDKADRPIEYNIGYYRADSFIYTVESRRQ, from the coding sequence ATGAAATATTCCATTGATCATAAAAGTCCAGTTCCACTTCATATCCAAGCCGAAGAATTGTTACGAAAGATAATTAAAGATCCGCTATACATCGATGGAAAACTGCTTCCCAACGAAATAGATTTGTCTAAACAATTAGCTATTTCACGGGCTACTTTACGCCAGGCAATCAGTAAACTGGTGTTTGAGGGCTTATTAATCCGGAAAAAGGGGATTGGCACAAAAGTAACGGATAATTCAGTCAGCTCAAAGTCGCATAACTGGCTTAGTTTTTCTCAGGAAATGGAAGCCCGTGGCATTCCTATAAAAAACTTTGAATTACATATCAGCTGGGTTTTCCCAGAAGACCATATTGCCAATTTCTTTTCGATTAAAAAGGATGCAAAAATTTTGAAACTGGAACGACTAAGAGGGCGGCAAGAAGGTCCTTTTGTCTATTTCATTTCTTATTTTCACCCTAGGGTAGGTTTAACTGGCGAAGAGGATTTTAAACGCCCATTATATGAAATTCTTGAAAAAGAGCATTCAGTAATTGCACATCTGTCAAAAGAAGAAATCAGTGCCAGGCTGGTTGATAAGGATATAGCAAGCAAACTTGAATTAGAAGAAGGTGATCCTGTATTACTTAGGAAAAGATTTGTTTACGACAAAGCCGACCGCCCAATTGAATATAATATAGGTTATTATCGGGCCGATAGCTTTATTTATACTGTAGAGAGCAGGAGGCAATAA
- a CDS encoding TonB-dependent receptor: MYRRNFIWLRVKYLCYLLLLMATAFKSVAQSNTTITGKVTDVKGGPLPGVSVTVKGSTNGGVTDGEGKYAIKLTSGGATLVFTFVGYKKQEIAIAGRKTINVELKEDDNSLEEVNVVVAYGTQKKESMVSAITSINPKELKGPTSNLTTMLAGRVSGMVAYQRSGEPGKDNASFFIRGVGSFGAGKIDPLILIDGMESTPNDLARLQPDDIAGFSVLKDAAASSLYGARGANGVILVNTKSGSDGKTKFNFRAENSVSSNTENFKLADNITYMKMANEAVLTRNPLGVLPYSQTKIDRTAAGMNPLLYPNNDWIKALIKDYTLNQRFNMNMNGGGKVAQYYIAGTYNIDNGVLKNEALNKYDNNIKLKSYQVRSNVNVKLTPTTEGIVRTSGSFDDYSGPIGGGSGVFDQALSSNPVLFPAFYPASALPLLKHPLFGNSLLSDSGGSQLYYNNPYANMVSGFQEYNTSTLNIQLEIKQDFNFITKGLTARAMTYTQRYSYFDLTRQYNPFFYSATPTDSRGENYNLSVLNPLTGTEYLNYNGGGRKANTTSYMEAAVNYNRTFNEKHAIGGLLVTTMRNYLTTDGNDLQSSLPARNQGLSGRLTYGYDNRYLFEANFGYNGSERFARNNRYGFFPSVGVAWNMANEKFFAPLSSAISKLKFRATYGLIGNDQIGRKEDRFFYLANVNLNEGLVGRFGTDYGTSRPAVTISRYPNEYITWEKTKTTNLGMDLTLFNSLNLVFEAYKSHRSNILMTRSTIPTTMGLAAAIQANVGEAESKGIDVSLDYNKTFGKVWVQGRGTFTYASSKLLVNEEPNYGANLAYLSKVGNSLGQAYGYIAERLFVDDEEVRNSPKQNFGEVKGGDIKYRDINNDGQITSLDIVPLGLPTTPEIVYGFGLSAGYKNFDISGFFQGSTRSSFWIDPAKITPFVIGGASGNLQNGLLKSIADSYWSEDNRNMQAFWPRLSPNVSANNTQTSNWWMRNGSFLRLKSVELGYNLSGKSVAKLGIGSIRVYASGTNLFVKSSFKMWDPEQGSNGLGYPLQKVFNFGVNVQF, encoded by the coding sequence ATGTATCGAAGAAATTTTATCTGGCTAAGAGTGAAATACCTCTGCTATCTGCTTCTGTTAATGGCTACGGCCTTTAAATCAGTCGCTCAATCGAACACTACAATCACCGGTAAAGTAACTGATGTAAAAGGCGGGCCATTACCCGGTGTAAGCGTTACGGTGAAGGGTAGCACTAATGGCGGTGTTACTGATGGAGAAGGAAAATACGCTATTAAATTAACAAGTGGAGGAGCAACTCTCGTGTTTACATTTGTCGGCTATAAGAAACAAGAAATAGCTATTGCAGGCCGCAAGACCATTAATGTAGAGCTAAAAGAAGACGATAACTCCCTGGAAGAGGTTAATGTTGTTGTGGCCTACGGAACACAAAAGAAGGAAAGCATGGTAAGTGCGATTACCTCTATTAACCCTAAAGAGTTAAAAGGACCTACCAGTAACTTAACTACCATGTTAGCTGGCCGTGTATCTGGAATGGTTGCCTACCAAAGAAGCGGAGAACCTGGCAAGGACAACGCGTCGTTCTTTATTAGGGGAGTTGGTTCCTTTGGAGCTGGAAAAATAGATCCTTTAATATTGATAGATGGGATGGAATCTACTCCTAATGACCTTGCAAGGTTGCAACCAGATGACATTGCCGGCTTTTCGGTATTAAAGGATGCCGCTGCCTCATCATTGTATGGTGCAAGGGGTGCAAATGGTGTGATACTAGTTAATACCAAATCTGGTAGTGATGGTAAAACAAAATTTAATTTCAGGGCTGAAAACTCTGTTTCTTCCAATACAGAGAATTTTAAGCTTGCGGACAATATTACCTATATGAAAATGGCAAACGAGGCTGTATTGACGCGAAACCCGTTAGGTGTATTGCCTTATTCACAAACCAAAATTGACCGTACTGCAGCAGGTATGAATCCCTTGTTATATCCAAATAATGACTGGATAAAGGCTTTGATCAAGGATTATACTTTAAACCAGCGGTTTAACATGAACATGAATGGAGGAGGTAAAGTGGCCCAGTATTACATCGCGGGTACTTATAATATTGATAATGGGGTATTAAAAAACGAAGCGCTCAATAAATACGATAACAATATCAAATTAAAGAGTTACCAGGTACGCTCGAATGTAAATGTTAAATTAACGCCTACTACTGAGGGAATTGTTAGGACTTCTGGTAGTTTTGACGATTATAGCGGGCCAATAGGTGGTGGATCTGGTGTTTTTGATCAGGCCTTATCGTCCAATCCTGTATTATTCCCTGCTTTTTATCCTGCATCAGCATTACCATTATTGAAACACCCTTTATTCGGGAATTCATTGTTAAGTGATTCAGGCGGTTCCCAACTTTATTACAATAATCCGTATGCCAATATGGTTTCTGGCTTTCAGGAATATAATACTTCCACCTTAAATATACAGTTGGAAATAAAGCAAGACTTCAATTTTATTACAAAGGGGCTTACTGCCAGGGCTATGACTTATACCCAAAGGTATTCTTATTTCGATTTAACCAGGCAATACAATCCTTTCTTTTACTCTGCAACGCCAACAGATTCAAGAGGAGAAAATTATAATTTATCGGTGTTAAATCCACTAACCGGTACAGAATATCTTAATTATAATGGTGGTGGTAGAAAAGCTAATACCACGAGTTATATGGAGGCTGCTGTAAACTACAACAGAACCTTTAATGAAAAACACGCTATTGGGGGGCTGTTGGTTACTACCATGCGTAACTATTTAACTACGGATGGAAACGACCTTCAATCCTCTCTTCCTGCCAGAAACCAAGGGCTTTCAGGTAGGCTTACTTATGGTTATGATAACAGGTATCTTTTTGAAGCAAACTTTGGATATAATGGTTCTGAGCGTTTTGCCAGAAACAATCGATATGGTTTTTTTCCATCAGTTGGTGTAGCCTGGAACATGGCTAATGAGAAATTTTTTGCGCCATTATCATCCGCGATTTCTAAGCTAAAGTTTAGAGCTACTTATGGTTTGATTGGTAACGACCAGATTGGAAGAAAAGAAGACCGTTTCTTCTATTTGGCCAATGTTAATTTAAATGAGGGTTTAGTAGGAAGATTCGGTACTGATTATGGAACATCAAGGCCGGCCGTTACGATCTCAAGGTATCCAAATGAGTACATTACCTGGGAAAAAACAAAGACCACAAATCTGGGAATGGATTTGACCTTATTTAACAGCTTAAATCTAGTGTTTGAGGCTTACAAATCGCACCGCAGCAATATTTTAATGACAAGGAGTACCATACCAACTACTATGGGACTTGCTGCTGCTATTCAGGCCAATGTTGGCGAAGCTGAATCGAAAGGTATTGATGTTTCCTTAGATTACAATAAAACTTTTGGAAAGGTATGGGTTCAGGGAAGGGGGACATTTACCTATGCAAGCAGCAAATTACTGGTTAATGAAGAACCAAATTATGGTGCTAATTTAGCCTATCTCTCTAAAGTCGGTAACTCGCTTGGCCAGGCTTATGGTTATATAGCTGAAAGACTGTTTGTGGATGATGAAGAGGTAAGAAACTCTCCAAAGCAGAACTTTGGAGAGGTTAAAGGAGGCGATATTAAATATAGGGATATCAACAATGATGGTCAAATTACTTCACTAGATATTGTTCCTTTAGGTTTGCCTACAACGCCAGAGATTGTATATGGCTTTGGTTTATCTGCTGGGTATAAAAATTTCGATATCAGCGGATTCTTTCAAGGCTCAACACGTTCTTCATTCTGGATTGATCCGGCCAAAATCACACCATTTGTAATAGGTGGAGCTAGCGGAAATCTTCAGAATGGACTTTTAAAAAGTATTGCAGATAGTTATTGGTCTGAAGACAATAGAAATATGCAGGCATTTTGGCCACGTTTAAGCCCTAATGTTAGTGCAAACAATACACAAACTTCTAACTGGTGGATGCGAAACGGCTCCTTTTTAAGATTAAAAAGCGTTGAACTGGGCTATAATCTTTCTGGGAAATCTGTAGCAAAACTTGGTATTGGCTCTATCAGGGTTTATGCCAGCGGTACCAACTTATTTGTTAAAAGCAGCTTCAAAATGTGGGACCCTGAACAGGGAAGTAACGGATTGGGTTACCCTCTTCAAAAGGTATTCAATTTTGGGGTTAATGTTCAATTTTAA
- a CDS encoding amylo-alpha-1,6-glucosidase, translated as MKKHFSILTALFLALTCSAQDTKVGDKTLVEKIREDKYFAFVKTKAFEVMKTGFNAGDGYREVWIRDYNTFIELASKVNSKEVLKENLLIFFRMQGEDGNIIDGFTPAEKVGKEETDFSYSKLETRYAAHKNTVETDQESSLVQAVYKYIQLTGDRTILSEMVGNKTVSARLEWAMDFLMTNRFSKKHGLIYGATTADWGDVQPEHGWGVDLDNNTHYAIDIYDNAMFILALDNLMKMMPSSKFKWAPIKNKLAKNCRKWLWDKTRQKFIPHVYLNDSPFPASFNENDIYYFGGTAIAIEAGLLNKKEVKASLDEMISRVEQAGAASIGLTLYPPYPEGYFANKIMNPVYSYQNGGDWTWFGGRMIQQLIKYGFVEEAYQQMFPMVKRVKDNNGFYEWYSIKNEPRGSGTFRGEAGVLYTTIVMFENLKK; from the coding sequence ATGAAAAAACACTTTTCAATATTAACTGCATTGTTTCTCGCGTTAACTTGTTCTGCTCAAGATACAAAAGTAGGAGACAAAACACTGGTCGAAAAAATTCGGGAAGACAAATACTTTGCTTTTGTAAAAACAAAGGCATTTGAAGTAATGAAAACGGGGTTCAATGCGGGTGATGGCTATCGAGAGGTGTGGATAAGGGATTATAATACATTTATTGAGTTGGCATCAAAAGTTAATTCGAAAGAAGTTTTGAAAGAGAACTTGTTGATTTTTTTTAGGATGCAGGGTGAGGATGGAAATATTATAGATGGATTTACTCCTGCTGAAAAGGTTGGTAAAGAGGAAACTGACTTTTCATATTCAAAGTTAGAAACTCGCTATGCTGCACATAAGAATACTGTCGAAACCGATCAGGAATCTTCTCTTGTTCAGGCAGTTTATAAGTATATACAACTGACCGGTGATCGGACGATCTTATCGGAGATGGTGGGTAATAAAACAGTAAGTGCACGGCTTGAATGGGCAATGGATTTTTTAATGACAAACCGCTTTAGTAAAAAGCATGGATTAATTTATGGCGCTACAACGGCCGACTGGGGAGATGTTCAGCCTGAGCACGGATGGGGAGTAGATTTAGACAATAATACACATTATGCTATTGACATTTATGATAATGCTATGTTCATCCTTGCACTTGATAATTTGATGAAAATGATGCCGTCTTCTAAGTTTAAATGGGCCCCTATAAAGAACAAACTTGCTAAAAACTGCAGAAAGTGGCTATGGGATAAAACGAGGCAAAAATTTATACCTCATGTTTACTTAAACGATTCACCCTTTCCAGCGTCATTTAATGAGAATGATATTTATTATTTTGGGGGTACTGCGATTGCTATAGAGGCTGGGTTATTAAATAAGAAGGAGGTGAAGGCCTCTCTTGATGAGATGATTAGTAGAGTGGAGCAAGCTGGTGCTGCTTCAATAGGACTTACACTTTACCCTCCATATCCTGAAGGTTATTTTGCTAATAAAATTATGAACCCGGTTTACAGTTATCAGAATGGGGGAGATTGGACCTGGTTTGGTGGCCGGATGATCCAGCAATTGATTAAATATGGATTTGTGGAAGAAGCATATCAGCAAATGTTTCCAATGGTGAAACGCGTAAAAGACAATAATGGTTTTTATGAATGGTATTCTATTAAAAATGAACCAAGAGGGTCCGGAACTTTTAGGGGTGAAGCCGGGGTCTTATATACAACTATAGTAATGTTTGAGAACCTGAAAAAATAG
- a CDS encoding RagB/SusD family nutrient uptake outer membrane protein produces MKLFKTTYLILSAMVFTLVIPSCKKGFLDIVPDNVPTLDNAFANRSEAEKFLFSCYASLPIDGRLDFNPGMYTGDEFWIYQPLRAGDYASLEPFYIAQGLQNKVSPNMNYWDGSGGAGSLWGGIRNCNIFLENVDKPIDLQPYEKERWIAEVKFLKAYLHWYLFRMYGPIPIVDKNLPINAPVEEVRISRQPVDSVVNYISNLLDESAAGTGTGLPDRISNLANELGRVTKPAALSIKARMLVTAASPLFNGNTDFSGLKNKDGKQLFNTTYDVKKWERAAAACKVAIDAAEAAGAALYKFNPALGTVDDDTKIEMSIRNAVCEKWNKELIFGSTGSTRTLQLHACPNFDPNNFNLALFGQLAPTLKMAELFYTKNGVPITEDRTWDYANRYVLKPTTATDKGLQSDYQTVGLHFDREPRFYADMAFDGSKMYMQNGTFPIQSKLEQSAGRRQTLFYSVTGYYTKKLINWNLVTSGNSITTESYPWPIMRLGDLYMLYAEALNESGDMTTALTYTNKIRARAGLQTVESSWTNFSTNPGKYTNQLGLRDIIQQERLIEMAFEGSRFWDLRRWKKAAAMLNAPIYGWNIASKSYADYNTRVLLNNQTFNAPRDYFWPIKESNLIVNPNLVQNTGW; encoded by the coding sequence ATGAAATTATTTAAAACTACATATCTTATTTTATCAGCAATGGTATTCACGCTGGTGATACCATCCTGTAAAAAAGGTTTTCTGGACATTGTGCCAGACAATGTACCTACACTTGATAATGCTTTTGCTAACCGCAGTGAAGCGGAAAAGTTTTTATTTAGCTGTTATGCTTCTTTGCCAATAGATGGCAGACTGGACTTTAACCCCGGCATGTATACAGGGGACGAATTTTGGATTTATCAGCCACTTCGGGCCGGTGATTATGCTTCTTTAGAGCCTTTTTATATTGCACAGGGGCTTCAAAATAAAGTAAGCCCAAATATGAATTATTGGGATGGGTCTGGAGGTGCTGGTTCTTTGTGGGGCGGAATTCGTAACTGCAATATCTTCCTTGAAAATGTAGATAAACCTATTGATTTACAGCCTTATGAGAAAGAACGGTGGATAGCTGAAGTAAAGTTCCTGAAAGCTTATTTGCACTGGTACTTGTTCAGAATGTATGGTCCTATTCCGATTGTTGATAAAAATTTACCAATTAATGCCCCTGTAGAAGAGGTAAGAATAAGCCGCCAGCCGGTTGATTCTGTTGTAAATTACATTTCAAATTTATTGGATGAATCAGCCGCAGGAACGGGCACAGGCTTACCAGATAGAATTTCGAATTTAGCTAATGAATTGGGCAGGGTTACTAAACCAGCTGCGCTATCTATTAAAGCCAGGATGTTGGTAACGGCTGCCAGTCCGTTATTTAACGGAAATACAGATTTCAGCGGCTTAAAGAATAAGGACGGGAAACAATTGTTTAATACTACTTATGATGTAAAGAAGTGGGAAAGGGCCGCTGCTGCTTGTAAAGTCGCCATTGATGCTGCAGAAGCTGCAGGAGCAGCTTTGTATAAATTTAATCCAGCCTTGGGTACAGTTGATGACGATACCAAAATAGAGATGAGCATTAGAAATGCGGTATGTGAAAAATGGAACAAAGAATTAATATTCGGTAGTACTGGCTCAACCAGAACACTTCAATTGCACGCCTGTCCCAATTTCGATCCAAATAATTTTAACCTGGCTCTATTTGGACAATTGGCACCTACCCTAAAAATGGCGGAATTATTTTACACTAAAAATGGTGTGCCTATTACAGAAGACCGTACCTGGGATTATGCCAACCGTTACGTGTTAAAACCAACTACAGCTACAGACAAAGGGCTGCAGAGTGATTACCAAACGGTAGGCCTGCATTTTGACAGAGAACCTCGTTTTTATGCTGATATGGCATTTGACGGTTCGAAAATGTATATGCAAAATGGTACTTTTCCTATCCAGAGCAAACTAGAGCAATCTGCGGGAAGGAGGCAGACTCTCTTCTATTCTGTAACGGGTTATTATACTAAAAAACTAATTAATTGGAATTTGGTAACTAGTGGAAACTCAATAACTACCGAAAGTTATCCATGGCCGATCATGAGGCTTGGAGATCTTTACATGCTTTATGCAGAAGCCTTAAACGAAAGTGGTGATATGACTACTGCGTTAACCTATACTAACAAAATTAGAGCTAGAGCTGGTTTGCAAACTGTAGAAAGTTCATGGACTAATTTTTCAACAAATCCCGGCAAATACACCAATCAATTGGGGTTAAGAGATATCATACAACAGGAACGCTTAATTGAAATGGCATTTGAAGGTAGTCGTTTCTGGGATTTGAGAAGATGGAAGAAGGCAGCTGCGATGTTAAATGCGCCAATATATGGTTGGAATATCGCCTCAAAAAGTTATGCAGATTACAACACCAGAGTACTGTTGAATAATCAAACCTTTAATGCGCCAAGAGATTATTTTTGGCCAATAAAAGAAAGTAACCTGATTGTGAATCCCAATTTAGTACAAAATACGGGCTGGTAA